The sequence gcagcccagcagcttatTGCTCTCTGATATGAGGATTCCTCAGATAGGAGTCAGGATTTGCCTACATACATCTGCTGTTTAAGTACAAGCATGGTAAGTGGTGCCTCTGGGAAGTTTTGTATTTACTGTGTATGGTGGATCAACCGTACTGCACATGAATGGCGAATCTAACTCTTAAAGGAAATACTGCACCTGTGTTCCTATAAAAAAAGGGATGATAGCTTTTCCTTGTGCAAGAAAAGACTTTATGCTCTGATGGCCTGCTCTGATTCCAAGTGCTAATCTATAAGTTATCTAAACTGTAGGCgttttcttcccttccattttAGAAAGTAACATAATTTAAGGACTCGGGAGTTATTAGACCAGAAGGAGAGAGCAGgattcttttctgcattttatccTGAAACAATCCCAATCACAAGACGGAGACATTATTGCTATGGTGTTATCTGTAAAATAGATTGTATACTTCCAGTTGATCTACAAAGGCTTCTTACAATAACTTGGATGAAACCTACTTTGTTCTTCAGATCAAacttattgaaaagaaaattaatagtttggtttttttaccagaATACAAACTAATTATAGCCATACCTATACTAAGCCTATAAAGCTGTATGTtatgtatgtgatttttttttttatattttttttttcaaggcagctGAAAATGGAGCAATGGGTGTCGAGCTGGATCTTGAATTTACTGCAGATGGTGTTCCCATTCTGATGCATGATGAAACAGTAGAAAGGACAACGGATGGGTCTGGAAGATTGTGTGACTTGACTTTTGATGAAATTAGGAGGCTTAATCCATCTGCAAAACATTGGCTAGGGTAAATGAGCTATTGCTATTCTGAAACTACTGTttcaataatgaaaataaaacattcgTGATAAACAAAATCATTGATTTGATCTGTCACTGAGGAAaatttttgtaaatttaaaaCTTAGTCCCATATGTTACTTCTCATTTGATTTTTGAAGCGTTGAGACTCTCCTTACCCATCCTTGCAATAGGAACAGTGAAGCAGAGTCAAGATAACTGTCTTTCAAGGACAAAATCCACAGGCACCTAATGTCAAACAGGTTAATCTCTACATAAGCTTCCCCTAAACAGACTGCAGAACACTAAAGATACTGGGAGTTTTACAATGTGTCAAAATTGGCTTGAGTAGTTACTAAGAAAATTCACTTTATTCACATATATTTCTTGACTGATTGTGTCTTGGGGATTTTGTGATTTTTACAATTCCTAAACATCAGGATTATACTGTTGAAAAGGAGCTAGGCACGTTTCCTGGGCAGTCTCAGGTAGGAGCTGTGACCCCAGTGGCTGATTAGGTCCTTTCCAGTGGTGTGTAGGGGAAAGCATTTTTATACATTACTAGCATTTTTATAACAATGCAACTTCTACAGTATCATAATTGAATCTGTTACAGAGGAAGAACTTTCAGTGTGTGTTCCTTGTATTTCTGAGATGCTGCATTAGGGATTTCCAGACTTTTGTAAATGCACCACCTGTGAGTCTATGGTACAATTAGCATCTTCCCTGTCTGTTACTGGAAAGGTGATCACCACCTGAGCCACTCGGCGAGAGCTTCCACATCTGCAGATACTGCTGGTCAGCTGTTGTTCACTGTCGCCTTATCAGGAATAATTTATTGATGTGTGAAGCTGCTTCTCCTACATCCTCGGCTCGTCTTGCTTATCCTGCCAGGATCTGCATTTCTGGCTCAGGGCTAGGGAGTGCAGCCAGAGCAGGGTGAAGTGGGTGGGCAGGTGGTCAGCAGTTGGGTCTGAATGCTTATTTGTGGTCATTGAGGAAGGAGATGAAGAACTGAGGTTAGTGTTTCAGTGTGGGACATAGGGTCAGTGAGCATCGGATTAGACCTTGAATTTGCAAGGCTATTAATtgtctggtgggtgctgggggaggaggagctgTGCATGTATCCCTCCACCTGTGCAGCCTTTTGCTGCGTGAGAGACCCACCGCTGCCATTGCTCGTGGTGCTTAATCCCACCTCTAATACTAGTGTATCAGCAAACTATGTTCAGGAATCCCTAGGAAACAGCTCTGTGTAGTTGAGGATGTGTATGcttgtgtgtgcacgtgtgcgtatCTTGACTGCATTCCAGTGAGGAGTTCTCTGTTTCCACAGGAACAAATTCCAGGGTGAAAAGGTACCAACTCTGAGAGAAGCGGTTGTGGAGTCTATGCATCACAATCTTATAATCTACTTCGATGTCAAAGGCCATGCAAATCAGGTACAGCTTCCTGTACTGAGGCACCTTCCTTCACCCCTTCTTTGAGTTTCTAACCTGCTGCTCTTGTTCTCGAACTGTAAGTGTGGTACAGTCCCTTCTCTAACATGAATGAGACTGGGTCTGCTATTTGTGTCACATCCAAAGTTGGGCTGTCAAAGCAAAGACAACATGTTTCTTCATCCCATTCCATCGTGCTGGGAGGCTGCAACTTAAAATTAGCGTGAGAGTCATGTGAGTGTAGAGCTCGGCTCACAGCACCtccatgaaacaaaacaaagtgaattCCCTGTCTGTGCTGAGGGGAGCTCGTATCTCATCTTCAGCCTCCAACTAGGGATCCTGCTTGTCTATAATTTGCATTAAAGTGTATTTCAAATACCGAGAATGCTACTCATTGCTGTAAACAGAATGAGGAAAAGGACTTTTGCTGCAAGAaacaaaatgtcatttctgtGTTAATGGTATAAACAAGATGCTGTTTTCGTTCTCCCCCCTTTCCATTTCAATCTTCTTACACAAAacaggaaagtatttttaaaggggATTAGTCTAAAATGACTTTGCAGTGTGAAGTAAATATGagtgtatgtataaatataacaTCTGTGTGTATCTCTAATCGGCAGGCAGTTGACGCCCTAAAACAACTCTACCTGGAATTTCCACGTTTGTATAACAGCAGCGTAGTCTGTTCTTTCATGCCAGATGTTGTTTATAAGGTGATGTTTCCTAAAagtttattttggattttttttagttctgtctgGGAATTTCAGTAAGATATACAACTCCCAGTTCCGGATTACTTTTGGGTTGTTAAAATTGccaagactttttttaaaaaatgaagcataAATCATAAGTCTCCTGCATAATCTTATTAGATCACTCTGTGCTCATTAGATGCAGGTGTGAGTCTACAGCAGTTCCCTCCATTCTGAAACCCATGTAGAAAAAAGTGCGTTGCTCTTGCAGTTGGCATGTGGCCAGGTATCTGCATGCAAGGTCCCTGTTAAATAAACCTCATATTTTGATGTAAATGTAGACTATTCTTAAAGCTCTTTCCTAACTCTCATTGCCAAGTCCATTTACTATGTACTTTATTCCATTGCCTGACTGTtaggcaaatttttttttaacataagagCAGTTGCTTATTTGatatgttttaaacaaaaaacagtaaaacatcATAAGCAGCTTTCTAAAAGAAAGAATCTGGGgttgggagagggagaaggattCTGGTAGAGCTGCAAGTGCAAGCTAGCACTCTGTATCTAGTGCTCTAGCAGTTTATATCGCTTTTGTACGAATTACAGTCTTTTCTCCTTGATCTTCCAGATGAGACAAGCTGACAGAAATGTTGTAACAGCACTAACACACAGGCCTTGGCATCTGAGTCACCTGGGAGATGGGACACCCCGGTTCAGTTCCTCCTGGAAACATTATTTGTATATGACGATGGACGTCATTCTAGACTGGAGCCTGCACAGTTTCTTGTGGCGGTTGTGTGGAGTTTCAGGTTTCCTCATACAGaaaaattttgtttctcagtAAGTGTTAAAGCTTGCTAATGTATCAGGAGGCAATATCCTTCCATTAGTATATCAGGGTGGAGTTAATATAGTATATATTAATCAATATGTTCCATTTAGTGTTGTGTAAGTTTGTTTAGATAGTTTCTTTACTGCatgctattttattattttaagcttttatcTTTTCAATCTGTTTTTATCTTATGTTAGATCCTAAGCTTAGTCGCAAAGGGGAAGTGCTGTTCTTGCCTGTTTACagtaacaaaacacacaaagatGATGTTGCAAAAGATGACACTATACTGATGTAAGACTAAAACTCAGTTGTAGCCTCAGCACAGTCTGCCTTAAATATGGTAGTGCTGGCCTTCCTCTGACGGTGCCTGTTCCTTGCAGAGAGTACGTGAGGCACTGGTCTTCAAATGGAATTCAAGTGGTTGCCTGGACAGTGAACACATTTGCCGAAAAAAGCTACTACGAAACTGTCCTTGAATCCAGCTACATCACTGACAGCTTGGTGGAAGACTGTGATCCGCATTACTAGACCTGTGCGCTGTAGACACTCACCAACCCAAATAAACAATCTTACTCGGGCAGGTCTGAATCATCATCGAGGGGGTATCCACTGGCGCAGCGGGCACCGCTAACAACAGTTCTGCGAGAAGGAAGAGCAGtagttttcttctgctgtatGTCACATCTCTAATGCAGAAAACCCCTCTGGGCAGCACTGGACAAAGCTGAGGTACAGCCGCTCGCAGGCTGAGGAGATGGCACTGCGATGTAAGGGGATCAGTTCTGATGAGCTAActgggccatgccctctgtctgCAGGTTGCTTTATAATTCTCAGActattcttttatttcatttaagtCTTGGTTATAAAGTTATTATCAGCAATTTTGGGTGGCAAAATTTAAAATGGTACCTTGATTTTAGTGATTTAAACAGCCTGTTCTCCAACAGTGTAATAATTCGAGGTTGATTTATGGCATCTTAAAAACATCTACATTACTGTTCTCAAAACAGAACCTGAAAATAATGGTGCCAAAATAGAGGGTGAGTATATTTCCCTTCTACTGCATGGAAAGGTGGCGGTGCTGCGTCttgacaaggaaaagaaagctaacTTTCCATGTTCAATGTGAAGACTAGGAGAATTAATGAATAAAACTTGAGTATCTTCTTACCTTCCAAACTTTTTAAGAGAACCAAGGGAGGATGGAAGATTATGTCTTCTAATGATACAGCAcatgaatgtatttatttttaaaagaaagctataTATTGAGTGCTGTTAGTGGTAGAACAAATAGAGCTGAAATGTCTTCTTACTTTGCTTGTTTGCATGATTGAAGGGCACTCACAAGGGTATGTGAGAAACTGGAATCCAGATTTCACTTGAAATCAAAAGAGCGTGCAGTTACAATAAACACACATCTGATAGCTCATGGCTATGGCATTCTTTATCAGCTGTGCACCAGCAGATTGGTGTAAGATGTCAAAATTACTGCAGATTGCTGCTACTTTTTCTAGCAAGTAAACCCTGAGATGTTCTCACAGGTACCATCAAGGTGCTAGGAACAATTTTGGttctgctctggcaggagctGGTGGTTAGAGAAAAATGTCAATGATCAGCAAGATCAGAAAACTCCTGCGTAGCCAGCCCTAACATAAACTACactccttttttccctgtatcTTAAGCTATGTCTAAGCACAAAGAGCAGTTAGGAGGGGGTTTTTCCTGTCACGATGATGGCAGCCTCTTCTGGTCGTGTCACTCATCCACCCTGCACTGCAGAACCAACAGTCTTGGTCGTCTCGTGCACATCCTGTGTCAAGCGTACATTACACACTCACCCCCCTTCTGTCCAGCCATCTCATGAATGCTGTCACCTCTGCCTTTCTGGCTGTGTTCTACAGGTGCTCCCCGGGCGGCCAGCAGAAGACCAAGTGGCCCATCGTGGCAAATGGCCCTTGCTCCAAAGGTCCGTTTTTTGTTACTGCTTGAGTTGCTGGCACTGAGTCTCCCCCTCAGTGCGAACACCAGGGACATATTCAATACTCACAGCCAGACATGCagaaaaacatcataaaattgAATCTCTGGTCTCACATTGTGTGTAAAGTTCATCCTTTTTCTGTACCTTTGGTGTCTGGTTTTAGGTTGTCCTTAAATTATGAGCGTGAGGAAAAGATGTGCCTCTTTCCTAAGGCATTTTTATGTCCTAAGCAACAAGGGAGGAATAAATGAGGCAGCAATAGAAAattgtctaaagaaaaaaaaatatcatcatgGCAAAGTTGTGGCTCTGAATAAAAAGAAGCTGCATCAAGTGCCTCAAAGTCatatatgattaaaaaaaatccctcaattTTGTGACTTCCAATCTATCCTTTACTGGAAGAGATGTGTAAATTTTCTGTTTACAAGCACCAGTTTACACAGATGAGAATTTTGATAAGTAGTCACTCGTAAAAAAGAGTTCTGATAACTTTTAGCATCAAAGCTAATAAACTGAAAAAGTGGCTCAGAAGCTTAGCCTGGCTCACACGAGCTACTTTGCAGCCATTAAAATGTCTGCCATTAAAACCAACAGCACTTcaatttccttctatttttatttcaccaATGCGACACTTTTTATTTAGATAAAAGCAGTTTGAATAATACatcttatataaaaatatttttagactaaaatttttatttacaattaCGCACAAGTTTTCTTATGACCAGCTGTGGAGGAGCCCCTCACTGTATCGAGGTAAGGGCCAGTCCTGGGGCAAGGCCGACTGACACCAAGGTATCACTGTTTCAGACACAACCCAAATACGCAGGGTATTTCCTTTCATAATAACAAGTTGCAGTTGGGATGCATTTTGCGAtctgttctatttattttttttccatttaggggtaaaaaaaaaaaataatgtttgaattGTTCTTTCAGTCATTAGTGCAAATGAGCGTTGCGTTCTGCAGAACATCAGTCAACAACTTACATTCATTATTGATTTTGCCTGCTCACGGTCGAAAATACTTGTCATCATCTTcttcttcccacagagctgcttctCTAGCACGCAGCGCCAGCACCACCGCTGCAGAcatgcctgggctgctgctgggctggggcggCTCCGCGCCTGGTTTTCACAGAGGAAATAACGGTAACTGTGCTGGTCGGTGTAGGGACCACCCCCGTTAAAAAGCCCCACGCTATTTAAGTGTCTCATCTGTCCAGTACTTGGAATGAAGTTACATGTTTGTGTAAACCAGCAATAGTTCAAGCTACCACGCAAGTttccagagatttttttattccagaCACACAATGTCCTAGAGACTCTACATCATTAATAACCTCTTCTGAGATTCACACCAAGATGTGAAATATATCTCTAATGTGATGTAATACTCTTGCCTGTGGCTGCTCCCATAAGACAAAGCGGCCCATTTACCCACAGAAACCCAACTCTGCTATACAGAAGCTTGTGATCAGTCTTCAGAAGTCACTGTCACCATCGCAACAAGCTACCAATAAGCATGTCCTATAGAAAGTGTTTACCCCAGAAACCtggtctttttgttttctctttatacAAGATGCTAAAATTCTGTGTCTCTTACATCAACCTGTTACATGCTGTGTCTGGACTCCAGCAAACATTTTTACTGAGATGAGCTAAGAGCCACCTTCCGTGTTTAGCATTTGGTGCTTACCTGGTGGGAGGCCAGTCCCCCTCAGGATCCCGGCGGAATATGgatactgaaaacaaaattcacaAGTAGATTTAGGTCAATGTTTCCCTCGTGTGCCTGTTGTCTTGTATTCAAAAATTTACCAGTTACCTGTAAAAAACCCTGCTCTCCAGATCCTAACCAGGTCTGTGAGTATGACAGTTCCAACAGCTATTCTGATTACATTTGGTACCTGTTCAAGTcaatctttaaaattatttctatagaTCCAGGATGACCTCTTTGTTCAACATACACCCATTGTCTATATCCTGCCCCACGTTCTATATAGGGAAATCTAgcagagacttcttttttttgacCATCTCACCTCATCGTAGGATGCATTTTGATTTTGGTCAAATGCCCTTCCTGGGTAGTCTGGTGCTTGCTGTGCAGGTTGCCTGGACGGGTGGTATGAAGAAGAGCTTCTCTGAAAGACAGAATATTTGGCATCAGCAGGACTATATTCTGGCTTCCAGTCATGACCTTTCTGGTCAGTGCTACTCACAACCAAGGCTATTGGCCTTGTTTTAGGGAGACGGCTCTTCTACTAGATCCACAATGAGATTCTTCTGGCATCTCCTTTTGAAATCTGACCTTAACAACTACGAGAATATCCACATTTTGCAGGCTATCAAACCCTCCCAGTTGTGACCCTGAACTCAGCCACAGAGTTGTCTAGTGTCTGAAAATTCCCAGCACACGGAAAATGCCCATTCACTTTAATCTCCCCTCTTACAGtcaacatttatttatatttatttatattatcaCCAGTATATAGGTCAAAGAGTTTTCACTCAACCCAAATGAAAACACTGCACAGCAAAATATGTGCACATTTTAACACTGATTTGATGTCTCAGCAGGCAGGAGtgacttgaaaaataaattcaagtttaagATGTTAGATGTCTATTTTGATGTTGTATGGGATTTAAAATGAGGTTAGGTCAAAGCACTCAGTTTTACCTCAGCTGAAAAGATTGGGTGGGGAGGCAGAAAGCATAAACCCCTAGGGAAATCCAGAGTCAGGGGCAGAAGGCAGCCGCCTCCTTAGTCCAGGCAAAGTTCAAATGCGGCCGAACCCTTTAGTGACCATCACTGCCCTCCTAGATTAGGAATGTTTTCTTGCAGTTTCATAATCATAAATAATATCTAATGAGGCTAAAGGACTTTTCTATAAGCTTCCCAGGTTAAATTCCAGTCTGGAGCAAATAGTTCGGGAATTTCCACGGTATACTTTTGCTGTCTGGAGTTAACTAGTAATCAACCAACTTAGGTGAAGTTTTAAATACAGACAGATCCCCAGTCGGCAGCCTATTTGCAAGGCCAGAGGAACCCCAGGAAACCCCCGAGCAAGCCATTAAAACAGCAATATCTGAACTATCAAACTGACCTGCTGGTCTTGTCCTCTTGGTGCAGATGGGGTTtggttttccctttgctttgTCCGAAGTATTTCAAGTAAAAGcattttatcttttccttccTATGGGCAAGACACATTTGATCATTAGCTGGAATGGACTAATCATTCTTGAGAGGCTCAAGGCCTAGGAATAACCATTGACCAGAATAATCATTGTaattgcttttattctgaaataatctGTCTACAGACAGCACAGcttgaaagtaaaattattttgcaacaaCACTATTTGCGAGTTAAGTTTCCATGCAATTCACATGGGGAAGGGCTCCCACCCTCCCTTGAACTGTCATAGGAAAAGC is a genomic window of Rissa tridactyla isolate bRisTri1 chromosome 8, bRisTri1.patW.cur.20221130, whole genome shotgun sequence containing:
- the GDE1 gene encoding glycerophosphodiester phosphodiesterase 1 isoform X1, producing the protein MLCHGEGPLSSLTVLLVAVLALSRSPALACLLTAGLYLVLHLFSLEPAPPQSAQRVLRPRGAAARIAHRGGAHDAPENTLAAIRQAAENGAMGVELDLEFTADGVPILMHDETVERTTDGSGRLCDLTFDEIRRLNPSAKHWLGNKFQGEKVPTLREAVVESMHHNLIIYFDVKGHANQAVDALKQLYLEFPRLYNSSVVCSFMPDVVYKMRQADRNVVTALTHRPWHLSHLGDGTPRFSSSWKHYLYMTMDVILDWSLHSFLWRLCGVSGFLIQKNFVSQEYVRHWSSNGIQVVAWTVNTFAEKSYYETVLESSYITDSLVEDCDPHY
- the GDE1 gene encoding glycerophosphodiester phosphodiesterase 1 isoform X2, which produces MLCHGEGPLSSLTVLLVAVLALSRSPALACLLTAGLYLVLHLFSLEPAPPQSAQRVLRPRGAAARIAHRGGAHDAPENTLAAIRQAAENGAMGVELDLEFTADGVPILMHDETVERTTDGSGRLCDLTFDEIRRLNPSAKHWLGNKFQGEKVPTLREAVVESMHHNLIIYFDVKGHANQMRQADRNVVTALTHRPWHLSHLGDGTPRFSSSWKHYLYMTMDVILDWSLHSFLWRLCGVSGFLIQKNFVSQEYVRHWSSNGIQVVAWTVNTFAEKSYYETVLESSYITDSLVEDCDPHY
- the GDE1 gene encoding glycerophosphodiester phosphodiesterase 1 isoform X3 produces the protein MGVELDLEFTADGVPILMHDETVERTTDGSGRLCDLTFDEIRRLNPSAKHWLGNKFQGEKVPTLREAVVESMHHNLIIYFDVKGHANQAVDALKQLYLEFPRLYNSSVVCSFMPDVVYKMRQADRNVVTALTHRPWHLSHLGDGTPRFSSSWKHYLYMTMDVILDWSLHSFLWRLCGVSGFLIQKNFVSQEYVRHWSSNGIQVVAWTVNTFAEKSYYETVLESSYITDSLVEDCDPHY